From the genome of Alphaproteobacteria bacterium:
ATTTTCAGGACTCGCGGCGGATTTCAAGTCCTTGGCGCCCGGGATTTGATGGGAGTCCAGGACTCCGCCCCGGAGACTCAATAATCACCGCCCTCCGCCTTGCCTGACTTCGTGGACCGGCCGGGCGAGTCCTCGCCACATATGGCCATCATTTCGAAATACTCTTGACAATTGTGTCGAATTATTGCGGCATGACGCACCGAATTCGCCTGGGGGCGGGTTCCTTACGCTGACTCTGCCTTGGGAGGCATGCATGTCCTTTGATACCGTCAAGCGGTGGATCGGTGCCCTGACCGAAGTTGGTCTGGTTCTGATTGCACTCGGCATCGTCGTTCAGGTCCTGTTTCCAGGTACCGCGACATTCTTCGAAACCGGTTCGATCGTTCAGAACATCATGAATCTGATCAGCCGTCTCGGCAGTGGTGGGTTCGTTGGCCTGATCGCGCTGGGTGTGGTTCTCTGGCTGTTCACTGGCCGGCGGATCAGCTAGCGCCAGCCTGTGCATCCCCGGGCCCGGTGGTGAAGTCCGCCACCGGGTCCGGAACTTCTGATGCAGGCTCGGGAGCTCTGCGCTGACGAGTTTACCAACAGGCGGCTCCAGGCCGCGTCCCGGGAGGTTCCGAAATGTCTTGGTTTGAAACAGTAAAGACGTGGCTGTGGCGCCTGACAGAGGTCGGCCTGTTGCTGATTGCCCTGTCCATCGTGTTTACAATTCTGTTCGGGGCGGACGTTCCGTTCATTGGCACAGGCGTCGTCCAGTCATTCACTGACTTCGTCCAGGCACTGGGCAATGGCGGCTTCGCCGGCATCCTTGCCGCGATCGTCATCGTCTGGTTGTTCTCGAAGCGCTCGCTGCGCTAGTCGCACCGGGCCCACAGTACAAACCGGCGTCCCTCGGGGCGCCGGTTTTTCTTTGCGCTGATAGCCGGGGACTTAGTTCTCCAGGCGGAAGACCACAGGCACCCGGGTGGTGACCCGCCCCCGCGGCGGGTCGTAGCGCCACAAGGCGACCGTGCGCTGCGCCGCCCGGTCGAGAATCCCATAGCCGCTGCTTTCCGCCACCACTACCTGGCCGACCATGCCGGACGGCAGCACCTCCACCCGCAGCACCACCCGTCCCTCGATGCCGTTGCGCCGGGCGCTCCACGGATAGTCGGGCCGGGGATTGCCGGCGGCCGGCGCCGGCACACCATCGCCGCGACTGGCGCTGGACGGCTCATCGCCGGCGGTGGCGGAGGTGGTGAGCGCCTCCACGGTGCCGGCCGTTTCCGCCGTGCCGCCGGCCGCCGGCGCCAAAGCTGCCATCTGCCGGCCCGTTGCATCGCTGCTCGCCGCCGCGGCCTGCGCCACTGGCGTTTCGGTCGGCCGCCGCAACAGGTCCGGCGCAACCACGCGCGCCTCGGCCACGGCTGGCGCGGACTGGGCGGTCATATCCGGCAACACATCTGGCGTGGCGTCTGTTGCGACAGACATCGCGGCGGACGTCATTGTCGGCGCTCCCGCCAGACGAGCCGCGGCGCCATCCGGCGCGGTCGTGGACACCGCCGCTGCCGTCGCCGGCACCGGTGCGCCGGCGGCGGCGCTGCCATCCACCACGCTGACCATCACCAGATGGATGGCGCCGCTCTCCGGCATCGGCGTTGATGCCGGGGCCGGACGCAGCAGCACCAGCCCGGCCGCAAGCGCGCCATGGGCCAGCACAGAGGCAAGCACCGCCAGTGCGGCAGCCGACCGGCCCATCACCGGTCCCCTCCGCCCAGCCGTCGCCATGGCAGAACATAGCTTTCGTTTTCATGGCGGCCGGTGACCGCGGCAATGCGATAGACGCCGGCCAGCCGTTCCGCGGTCAGGACCTGATCGGGCGCGCCGTCCGCCGCCACCTGGCCGCCATCCAGCAGGACCAGCCGGTCGGCATAGCGGCCGGCCAGCGTCAGGTCATGCAGCACCACCACCACCGCCGCTCCTTCGCGGCTCAGGCGTTTCAGGGATTCCATGGTGTCCAGCCGGTGATAAGGGTCGAGGCCCGACACCGGCTCGTCGGCCAGCAGCACCGCCGGCGTACCGGCCAGCGCCCGCGCCAGCATCACCCGCGCCCGCTCGCCGCCCGAAAGCTCATTGACCGGCCGCGCCGCCAGATGCACCACATCGGCCGTCGCCATGGCCCGGGCAACGGCGGCACGATCCGCTACAGACGGCGCTGCCATGGCGCTGCGGTGCGGCAGGCGACCCAACCCCACCACCGCCTCTACCGATAGGGGCCAGTGGCTGGCGGCGTTCTGCGGCAGATAGGCAAGACGTCGCGCCAGCGAACGGCGGCCCAGGCGATCCAGGCTTCTACCCTCGACCGTCACACCGCCGCTGTCGGCCGCCAGCAACCCACACAACGCCCGCAGCAGCGTCGTCTTGCCGGCGCCATTGGGGCCGACCAGCGCAACCATTTCACCGGCCGCAACCGACAGGCTGACGGAACGCAGCACCGGCCGCGCGCCGAAGCTGAGCGACAGATCATGACAGGCAAGGGCGTTTATCAGGTGGTCGCTCATACCAGCCGCCGCCGCTCACGCAAGACCAGGGCAAAGAAGAAGGGAGCGCCGACCAGCGCCGTCACCACCCCCAGCTTCAGCTCACTGCCGCCGCCCAGCACCCGCGTCGCCACATCGGCCAGCGCCGTTAGCGCAGCACCGCCAAGGGCGCTGGCCGGCAGCAGGCGGCCCGGCAGGCCACCGACCAGCGGCCGCAACAAGTGCGGCACCACCAGACCGACAAAACCGATGACCCCGGCGACGGATGTGGCCGCACCGACCCCCAGCGCCGTGCCCACCACCAGCAGGTTGCGGCTGAGCCTGAGATTGATGCCGAGGCTGCGCGCTGCGTCCTCGCCGAGGCTCAACCCATCGAGACTGCGCCCCAGGGCAAGCAGCATGACTGCGCCGGCCACCATGAAGGGCAGGGCCAGAGTCACATGAGACATGCTGCGGTCAGCCAGCGATCCCAGCAGCCAGAAGACGATCTCGAAGGCCGCAAAGGGGCTGGGCGCCAGACTCAGCGCCAGGCTGGTCATGGCCCCGGCAAAACTGGTGACGGCAATGCCGGCCAGGATCAGCGCCATGCTGCCGGACTCACGCCCGGCCAGTAGCTGCACCAGGACCACCGCACAGATGGCGCCGGCCATGCCGGCCAGCGGCACGGCAAAGGCGAGGCCGGCCAGGCCGAAATAGAAGACCAGAACCGCCCCCAGCGCGGCCGAGGCGGACACACCGATCAGCCCTGGCTCGGCCAGGGGGTTGCGCAGAAATCCCTGCAGCGCGGCGCCCGACAGGCCGAGAATTGCACCGATGGCGAGCCCCAGTATGGCGCGCGGCAGACGCACCTCTGCCAGAATGAGACGCGCCGCCGGATCATCCGTGCCGCCCGGCCAGGCCCCCCTCAGCCACGCCAGCAGGTCGGCCATGCCGACCGACGATGGCCCGACCAGCAGAGAGGCGATGCCCGCCGCCGCCGCGGCCAGTGCCAGCAGCGCCAGCAGCAGGCCATAGGGCAAAAGCGCGGGCCGGCTCATGAGCCGCTGCCCCGCGCCGTCATCTGTCGGCGCACGGCGCCGAGCTGGTCCAGCGCCGCCGTCACCCCGGGCGGGCCACAGGCCAGGGCGCTCTCGGCGATGACCAGGGTTCGCGCCCGCTGCAGCAGGCCGACCAGGGCCGGATGGCGCAGCAGCGCGGTAGCCAGCGATGGCGGACCCTCGCGCGCCGCGCCCAGGATGATGAGGTCCGGTGCGGCGTCCACCAGGGCCTCGATGGACAGCGGGCGCAGGCCATCAACCCCGAGCTCCGCCGCCAGATTGACAAAGCCCGCCGCCTCTATGATGTCGTGGGTCAGGGTGCCGCTGCCGGCGGTCAGCCCGTTGGCATGATAGGTGATGGCGCGCGGCCGGTCCTGCCGTGGTGCCGCGCCGCGGCCCGCCGCGGCGATCCGCTCCTGCACCTGCCGCGCCAGGGCCTGGCCGGCGGCGGGCCGCCGCAGCGCCGCG
Proteins encoded in this window:
- a CDS encoding energy transducer TonB, with protein sequence MGRSAAALAVLASVLAHGALAAGLVLLRPAPASTPMPESGAIHLVMVSVVDGSAAAGAPVPATAAAVSTTAPDGAAARLAGAPTMTSAAMSVATDATPDVLPDMTAQSAPAVAEARVVAPDLLRRPTETPVAQAAAASSDATGRQMAALAPAAGGTAETAGTVEALTTSATAGDEPSSASRGDGVPAPAAGNPRPDYPWSARRNGIEGRVVLRVEVLPSGMVGQVVVAESSGYGILDRAAQRTVALWRYDPPRGRVTTRVPVVFRLEN
- a CDS encoding ABC transporter ATP-binding protein, which translates into the protein MSDHLINALACHDLSLSFGARPVLRSVSLSVAAGEMVALVGPNGAGKTTLLRALCGLLAADSGGVTVEGRSLDRLGRRSLARRLAYLPQNAASHWPLSVEAVVGLGRLPHRSAMAAPSVADRAAVARAMATADVVHLAARPVNELSGGERARVMLARALAGTPAVLLADEPVSGLDPYHRLDTMESLKRLSREGAAVVVVLHDLTLAGRYADRLVLLDGGQVAADGAPDQVLTAERLAGVYRIAAVTGRHENESYVLPWRRLGGGDR
- a CDS encoding iron ABC transporter permease is translated as MSRPALLPYGLLLALLALAAAAAGIASLLVGPSSVGMADLLAWLRGAWPGGTDDPAARLILAEVRLPRAILGLAIGAILGLSGAALQGFLRNPLAEPGLIGVSASAALGAVLVFYFGLAGLAFAVPLAGMAGAICAVVLVQLLAGRESGSMALILAGIAVTSFAGAMTSLALSLAPSPFAAFEIVFWLLGSLADRSMSHVTLALPFMVAGAVMLLALGRSLDGLSLGEDAARSLGINLRLSRNLLVVGTALGVGAATSVAGVIGFVGLVVPHLLRPLVGGLPGRLLPASALGGAALTALADVATRVLGGGSELKLGVVTALVGAPFFFALVLRERRRLV
- a CDS encoding ABC transporter substrate-binding protein, encoding MAGCRRRFAGILRPLAGLMLGVLAAMPDAMGQSAASAPQRVVSLNVCSDQLLLQLAPRDAIASLSFLVADPAVSAMADAAAGVSLNHGLAEEILPLQPDLVFAGAYGARPAVALLENNGVRVERMGLALSLDDVMSHIEQVAAALRRPAAGQALARQVQERIAAAGRGAAPRQDRPRAITYHANGLTAGSGTLTHDIIEAAGFVNLAAELGVDGLRPLSIEALVDAAPDLIILGAAREGPPSLATALLRHPALVGLLQRARTLVIAESALACGPPGVTAALDQLGAVRRQMTARGSGS